One Eubacteriales bacterium mix99 genomic window carries:
- a CDS encoding DNA internalization-related competence protein ComEC/Rec2 codes for MRRGSREIWVKRPILWGLAAYIAGLVFSVYFRVEALYCLLGMTGAALLALVFRRKAVFPLLLSLVLIFGCLRGALFFGTRNPLAPYVGKRITIQGTVTGDPQIESDRAVYVLDVEAVQTGRTIHIAGGKVRVGHYAGFSDGGLSRSKSASQAQTSPSGHVPAVSQDPSFSVDSPDSSSAGSSGSFPDPGKGSFSEAFQAGDVLRVTATLKEPTGPRNPRGFDYKGYLARRGIYSMMNASGRNVVFLKKVRSFSVSGMLARFRRQADISLDRTVGGQEGALLKALLLGQRWTIEPGTVDAFQRTGLAHVLSISGLHIGYIVMLLHFLFSRFPLQRWTPLIFEATILLLYCLLVGAAPSVMRAVVMAVIYSVGKTMGRKSDTINSAGVAAFLILLIRPMDILEVGFQLSFLAVGSIALLYRPIQERLRFLPSKVSSLIAVTLSAQLGTFPLTVYCFNTLTPWSVLTNLVLVPALGAVTMGGFLILPVGMIFPAAAKIAAVPLRVLCRLVLAVTDLAAKLPFASIPAVSPSIPAILVYYLVLLTLSRERPAFIRRPYVVCTVLIGTLVAGPFLVEVRKPKDLEVTFVDVGQGDCTLIRTPDGKTILMDGGGKEDRNVGEDTVLPFLLKNGVSSLDLVIMSHCHYDHIGGLLPVLEQLPVDAFMEYPPGQAEPAYLELKETVRRKGIDVLTAKRGQTWRIGREVKLHILYPEDRVVKSLAHGNENNYSLVILLEYQDTSVLFTGDMEDRVEYYLAGRIRQENVDILKVPHHGSRTSSTESFLDAISPKAGVIQVGINLFGHPSPQTLDRLEQRGARVYRNDEQGAVMMHYRDKHWRIRTMLQSP; via the coding sequence ATGAGGAGAGGAAGCAGGGAGATCTGGGTTAAAAGGCCGATATTATGGGGGCTGGCCGCCTATATCGCCGGACTTGTTTTTTCGGTTTATTTCCGGGTGGAAGCCTTGTATTGCTTGCTGGGGATGACAGGGGCTGCTCTGCTGGCTCTGGTGTTCCGGAGAAAAGCTGTCTTTCCGCTTCTGCTCAGTCTGGTTTTGATCTTTGGCTGTCTTCGTGGAGCACTGTTTTTCGGAACAAGGAATCCACTGGCTCCCTATGTCGGAAAGAGAATCACGATACAGGGTACAGTGACCGGAGATCCGCAGATCGAATCGGATCGGGCCGTTTACGTTCTGGATGTTGAAGCGGTGCAGACAGGCAGGACGATCCATATCGCAGGGGGAAAGGTGCGGGTTGGGCACTATGCGGGATTTTCAGATGGCGGATTGTCCCGTTCGAAGTCCGCTTCGCAGGCGCAGACTTCCCCATCCGGCCACGTTCCTGCCGTCTCTCAGGATCCCTCTTTCTCAGTCGATTCTCCGGATTCTTCCTCAGCCGGTTCGTCAGGTTCTTTTCCCGATCCAGGCAAAGGAAGTTTTTCCGAAGCTTTTCAAGCGGGGGATGTGCTGCGGGTTACGGCAACCCTGAAAGAGCCCACCGGGCCCAGGAACCCCAGGGGCTTTGATTATAAAGGCTATCTGGCGAGAAGAGGCATTTACAGCATGATGAACGCTTCCGGCCGGAATGTTGTTTTTCTCAAAAAAGTCAGATCCTTTTCTGTAAGCGGCATGCTAGCCCGGTTTCGCCGCCAGGCGGATATTTCGCTGGATCGTACTGTTGGGGGACAGGAAGGGGCCCTTCTGAAAGCTCTGTTGCTGGGGCAGCGCTGGACCATTGAGCCGGGAACGGTGGATGCATTTCAGCGGACCGGTCTGGCACACGTTCTTTCCATTTCCGGATTGCATATCGGATATATCGTGATGCTGCTGCACTTTCTGTTCTCCCGGTTTCCCCTTCAAAGGTGGACGCCCCTGATTTTTGAGGCGACGATTCTCCTGCTGTACTGTCTGCTGGTGGGAGCTGCTCCATCCGTGATGCGTGCGGTTGTGATGGCAGTGATTTATTCCGTCGGAAAAACCATGGGCAGGAAATCGGATACGATCAACAGTGCCGGAGTGGCGGCGTTCTTGATTCTGCTGATCCGGCCAATGGACATTCTGGAAGTCGGTTTTCAGCTGTCCTTTCTGGCAGTCGGTTCCATTGCCCTGTTATATCGGCCAATTCAGGAAAGACTGCGCTTTCTGCCGTCCAAAGTGTCTTCCCTGATTGCAGTCACCTTATCGGCCCAGCTGGGTACCTTTCCCCTGACGGTTTATTGCTTCAACACCCTGACGCCGTGGTCGGTCCTGACCAATTTGGTTCTGGTTCCCGCACTGGGGGCAGTTACCATGGGAGGATTTTTGATTCTGCCTGTGGGAATGATTTTTCCGGCAGCAGCAAAAATTGCGGCGGTTCCGCTCCGGGTTCTCTGCCGCCTGGTTCTGGCGGTGACCGATCTTGCTGCAAAGCTGCCTTTTGCGTCGATACCGGCTGTGTCTCCGTCCATACCGGCGATTCTGGTTTATTATCTGGTGTTGCTGACCCTGTCCAGGGAAAGGCCCGCTTTTATCCGAAGGCCTTATGTGGTGTGTACCGTACTGATTGGTACCTTGGTGGCCGGCCCCTTCCTCGTTGAAGTCCGGAAGCCAAAGGATCTGGAAGTAACGTTTGTGGATGTGGGGCAGGGAGACTGTACGCTGATTCGGACTCCCGACGGGAAAACCATACTGATGGACGGTGGCGGCAAGGAGGACAGGAATGTGGGGGAGGATACGGTCCTTCCCTTTCTGCTGAAAAACGGCGTTTCTTCCCTGGATCTTGTCATTATGTCCCATTGTCATTATGATCATATCGGAGGGTTGCTTCCGGTGCTGGAACAACTGCCGGTGGATGCCTTTATGGAATATCCGCCGGGCCAGGCAGAGCCGGCGTACCTGGAGCTGAAGGAAACGGTCCGGCGAAAGGGCATTGATGTTCTGACGGCGAAGCGGGGACAGACCTGGAGGATCGGCAGGGAAGTAAAGCTCCATATTCTGTATCCGGAGGATCGTGTGGTGAAATCGCTGGCCCATGGCAATGAGAATAATTATTCCCTGGTGATTCTTCTGGAATACCAGGATACATCGGTCCTTTTTACAGGGGATATGGAGGATCGTGTGGAGTATTATCTGGCTGGAAGGATCCGGCAGGAAAATGTGGATATTCTCAAGGTGCCTCATCATGGCAGCCGGACTTCCAGTACGGAGTCGTTTCTGGACGCCATTTCCCCGAAAGCCGGCGTGATACAGGTTGGAATCAATCTGTTTGGCCATCCGAGTCCCCAGACACTGGACAGGCTGGAGCAGAGGGGAGCCCGGGTTTATCGGAACGATGAACAGGGGGCGGTGATGATGCATTACCGGGATAAGCATTGGAGGATCCGTACCATGCTGCAAAGCCCGTAA
- a CDS encoding spore germination protein: protein MVKLLKRRLEKKDRKKDKKFGIKGDTDHLKPFRLSEIVEDNITRLKNSMNNTFDIKSREFQIGGTKYQAAILYIADLVNEEMIMSHLLKPLILQSTAVIDSDTEVNFQSVKDSMLSIGSVQEAETFDEIVLAVMSGDTFLCIQGYAKGLIVNTRELNGKPFAVPTVEPSVKGPQEAFVETLKINLGLIRKRIRDPNLMLEEYKIGRRSKSESVLVYIKGIADPDIVEDLRKRLSSVDLDMGQSAFQIGTLVTDRPDSIFPQVQITERPDKLVVSLSEGRVAVLTDGSPNAILVPVTLPILMQSPDDYCESWLVSSLIRISRYVGLFLSSLFPAIYIAITAYNPGMLPTRLVLSIASTRTGVPFSAFIEALLMEAVLELLQEASIRLPKAVGQTVSIVGGLVIGQSAVQAGIVSPIMVIVISVTAVTSFAIPDYSLGLASRILRVPFMILATTLGSFGIAIGMLLLLTYLSSLKNFGIRYLSPITPYRFQDWKDTVIRAPFKDLKKRPEFLNPEDTERSHSRKKEKEIS, encoded by the coding sequence ATGGTAAAACTGCTGAAGCGACGATTGGAAAAGAAAGATAGGAAAAAAGATAAGAAATTTGGAATCAAGGGAGACACGGATCATCTGAAGCCGTTCCGACTCTCAGAAATTGTGGAGGATAATATTACGCGGTTGAAGAACTCCATGAACAACACCTTCGACATTAAATCACGGGAGTTCCAAATCGGAGGAACAAAGTATCAGGCTGCCATTCTCTACATTGCGGATCTGGTCAATGAGGAAATGATTATGAGCCATCTGCTCAAACCGCTGATTCTGCAGTCGACAGCGGTAATTGATTCGGATACGGAAGTGAATTTCCAATCCGTAAAGGATTCCATGCTCAGCATCGGCAGCGTTCAGGAAGCGGAAACCTTTGATGAAATTGTTTTGGCTGTTATGTCCGGGGACACCTTTCTGTGCATTCAGGGGTACGCAAAAGGGTTGATTGTAAACACCAGGGAATTAAACGGGAAACCGTTTGCCGTACCCACTGTGGAACCTTCGGTAAAAGGTCCGCAGGAAGCATTCGTGGAGACCCTGAAAATCAATCTTGGATTGATCCGGAAACGGATCCGGGATCCGAATCTGATGCTTGAAGAGTATAAAATCGGCAGGCGCTCCAAATCCGAGTCTGTCCTTGTCTATATCAAGGGAATCGCCGATCCGGATATCGTGGAGGATCTCCGGAAAAGGCTGAGCTCTGTTGATCTGGATATGGGACAGTCTGCTTTTCAGATCGGAACTCTGGTGACAGACCGGCCCGACTCCATCTTTCCTCAGGTTCAGATCACCGAACGGCCGGACAAGCTGGTCGTTTCATTGAGTGAAGGAAGAGTTGCGGTCCTGACGGACGGCTCTCCCAATGCCATACTGGTTCCGGTCACCCTGCCCATACTGATGCAAAGTCCGGACGATTATTGTGAAAGCTGGTTGGTATCCTCGCTTATCCGGATTTCCAGATATGTCGGGTTGTTTCTTTCTTCCCTTTTTCCCGCTATATACATTGCCATCACCGCCTATAACCCCGGGATGCTGCCCACAAGACTGGTGCTGTCCATTGCTTCCACCCGCACGGGGGTGCCCTTTTCCGCTTTCATTGAAGCATTGTTAATGGAAGCTGTCCTGGAGCTCCTTCAGGAAGCAAGCATACGGCTGCCCAAGGCAGTGGGCCAGACCGTTTCCATCGTAGGAGGACTGGTGATCGGTCAGTCCGCAGTTCAGGCAGGCATCGTCAGCCCCATCATGGTCATTGTGATTTCTGTTACTGCGGTCACCTCCTTTGCCATCCCGGATTACAGCCTCGGCCTGGCCTCCCGGATCCTCCGGGTGCCCTTTATGATACTTGCCACAACCCTGGGAAGTTTCGGGATCGCCATAGGGATGCTTCTGCTGCTGACGTATCTCTCTTCCCTGAAAAACTTCGGCATCCGATACCTGAGCCCCATTACCCCTTATCGCTTCCAGGATTGGAAAGACACGGTGATCCGTGCACCGTTCAAGGACCTGAAAAAGCGTCCTGAATTCCTGAATCCGGAAGATACCGAAAGGAGCCATTCCCGGAAAAAGGAGAAAGAGATTTCATGA
- a CDS encoding pyrimidine-nucleoside phosphorylase encodes MRAVDIIQRKREGKSLTTGEIRYFIRGCVEGEIPDYQVSAWLMAVCINGMDNRETTDLTMAMVDSGEKVDLSGVKGVKVDKHSTGGVGDTTTLIVAPLVAACGVPVAKMSGRGLGFTGGTLDKLESIPGFRVSLSMGEFLQSVQSVGLAVIGQSRNLVPADQLLYALRDVTGTVESIPLIASSIMSKKIAAGTDAIVLDVKTGSGAFMQSVEDSFALAEEMVKIGTRAGRKTTAVVTDMDQPLGMAVGNALEVREAVEVLQGRQKGPLREVSLYLAATMLMTANGCDTLKDGRRKAEEALVSGRGLARLGDMIRRQHGDAGVLEDFSRLPRANRILPIKAEKEGCITSVDTREIGRCALLLGAGRSRKGDRIDPGVGLVLHRRIGDRIRPGDLLAEFYVNREEELQEAVENFRKAVRIGTDKPTPRPLILGSVTASGVDHTPVYAE; translated from the coding sequence ATGCGGGCTGTTGATATTATTCAGAGGAAGCGGGAGGGGAAATCCCTGACGACAGGAGAGATCCGTTACTTTATCCGGGGCTGTGTGGAAGGGGAGATCCCGGACTATCAGGTGTCCGCGTGGCTGATGGCTGTTTGCATCAACGGCATGGACAACAGGGAAACGACAGATCTGACCATGGCAATGGTAGATTCCGGGGAAAAGGTGGACTTATCCGGTGTAAAAGGTGTAAAAGTCGACAAGCACAGTACGGGAGGGGTGGGCGACACGACCACATTGATCGTCGCTCCTCTGGTGGCAGCCTGCGGAGTGCCGGTAGCCAAGATGTCCGGGCGGGGTCTGGGATTTACCGGCGGCACCCTGGACAAGCTGGAGTCGATTCCGGGTTTCCGGGTCTCTCTGTCCATGGGAGAGTTTCTGCAATCCGTGCAGTCGGTTGGCCTGGCAGTCATCGGCCAGAGCCGGAATCTTGTTCCGGCAGATCAGTTACTGTATGCACTGAGGGATGTTACCGGAACAGTGGAGAGCATTCCTCTGATTGCAAGCAGCATTATGAGCAAAAAAATTGCCGCCGGCACCGATGCCATTGTGCTGGATGTCAAGACAGGCAGCGGCGCCTTTATGCAGTCTGTGGAAGATTCTTTTGCACTGGCGGAGGAGATGGTGAAAATCGGTACCCGGGCAGGCAGGAAAACTACAGCTGTTGTAACGGATATGGATCAACCTCTTGGCATGGCTGTCGGCAATGCGCTGGAAGTCCGGGAAGCCGTGGAAGTCCTGCAGGGCCGGCAGAAGGGGCCACTGCGGGAAGTATCCCTGTATCTGGCGGCTACTATGCTGATGACAGCAAATGGGTGCGACACCCTGAAGGATGGACGCCGCAAGGCGGAGGAAGCTCTGGTATCCGGCCGCGGACTGGCCAGGCTGGGCGATATGATTCGCCGGCAGCATGGAGACGCAGGAGTTCTTGAGGATTTCAGCCGGCTTCCCCGCGCAAACCGGATCCTGCCGATAAAAGCGGAGAAGGAAGGCTGCATCACTTCCGTGGATACCCGGGAAATCGGGCGGTGCGCTTTGCTTCTGGGTGCGGGAAGATCCCGGAAAGGGGACAGGATTGATCCCGGTGTTGGCCTGGTTCTGCACAGGAGGATCGGAGACCGGATCCGTCCCGGCGATCTTCTGGCAGAGTTTTATGTGAACCGGGAGGAAGAATTGCAGGAAGCAGTGGAAAACTTCCGGAAAGCGGTTCGGATCGGTACGGACAAACCAACGCCCAGGCCCTTGATTCTGGGCTCGGTCACGGCATCCGGCGTAGATCATACGCCTGTTTATGCAGAATGA
- a CDS encoding endospore germination permease: MKEERLMPPQVMTLTACGILGIDILIVQRDMVDVAGQDAWISLILGGMTAMILGSVCYYLAHLYPEMDLPQILLHIFGDFFGRIILLPFIVYDVLYLGMSLRIFAQALKMFLLSATPMLPIVVLILLAAGYAVCKGVFAIGGIMDIIFPLCAVTILGILLMPMNQIHLSNLKPILYKNTGNVVKGILTGYQQFTGYGTIAYFYCYTQKTKGTFKWYLAGLGIPIFLYIALTLITIMVFGPTDIGYLTYPTLTLAKSIEIPGTFLERAESFAAILWINIVFVSVALLLFRTKRNFLELLHMKTKHQNYVIWGIALLLIGIALFIRSGTEAISFFSKIKKSSRIFGLLIFPFITAMGYIKKRRETRA, translated from the coding sequence ATGAAAGAAGAAAGGCTGATGCCCCCTCAGGTTATGACACTGACCGCATGCGGAATCCTGGGAATCGACATTCTGATCGTCCAGCGGGACATGGTTGACGTTGCCGGACAGGACGCCTGGATATCCCTGATACTGGGAGGTATGACAGCCATGATATTGGGCAGTGTCTGCTACTATCTGGCACATCTGTATCCGGAAATGGATTTGCCGCAGATCCTACTGCATATATTCGGGGACTTCTTCGGCAGGATTATCCTGCTTCCCTTTATTGTGTATGATGTGCTGTATCTTGGCATGTCCCTGAGAATTTTTGCGCAGGCACTGAAAATGTTCCTGCTGAGCGCAACACCGATGCTCCCGATTGTTGTTCTGATCCTTCTGGCGGCCGGATATGCAGTCTGCAAAGGTGTTTTCGCCATTGGAGGAATTATGGATATTATTTTCCCACTCTGTGCTGTTACCATATTGGGCATTCTCCTGATGCCGATGAATCAGATTCACCTCAGCAACTTAAAGCCCATTCTGTACAAAAACACAGGGAATGTGGTGAAGGGAATCCTGACAGGATATCAGCAGTTTACCGGATATGGCACCATAGCCTATTTCTATTGCTATACCCAAAAAACGAAGGGAACTTTTAAGTGGTACCTTGCTGGCCTGGGAATTCCAATCTTCCTGTACATTGCTTTAACACTTATTACCATCATGGTATTTGGGCCAACGGACATTGGTTATCTGACGTATCCTACCCTGACACTGGCGAAATCCATTGAAATCCCAGGCACTTTTCTGGAAAGAGCGGAGTCCTTTGCCGCCATATTGTGGATCAATATCGTCTTCGTATCGGTTGCTCTGCTCCTCTTCCGTACAAAAAGAAATTTTTTAGAATTGCTACATATGAAAACCAAACACCAAAATTACGTCATTTGGGGAATCGCCCTGTTGTTGATTGGGATTGCCCTCTTCATCCGAAGCGGAACAGAGGCCATATCGTTTTTTTCCAAAATAAAAAAATCAAGCCGTATTTTTGGACTGCTGATCTTTCCCTTCATCACGGCCATGGGTTATATAAAGAAGAGAAGGGAGACAAGAGCATGA
- a CDS encoding Ger(x)C family spore germination protein, translated as MRHSLKRSSLLLFLIGALLLTGCWDQKDIDTRGYVLGLAIDSYPPDPQSSESTGPNQASPQEEEKLEKMQLHTGEPGYAMTIQLPILANADMPEGPGIQSAEGSQSWEITQIGNSFFSINREMASRTGLSLYYEHLQVLILSEEVARKGLINILDMFMREPEMRRGIKVLICPGEAKSILDVVPRIDKYSSVYLSGIFDNSSRDSRMVYHTNMGDVICALHDGHDFVLAKVISTKDENKASGGAVFHNGRMAGWATEMEVEAINLIRNTYEGGVITVDTPKGEEGRVAMEITNEKAEITPIVNGDQVSFRIDIKVEGDYSEDINLHTHEKLSEPFLKSLEAEYEKEIQDLCTETIESMQEKFKADVFQFDRILQAGEPAYWERMGSDWNSIYPDVGVTVHADVHIILTGI; from the coding sequence ATGAGACATTCCCTGAAGCGTTCCTCCCTGTTGCTTTTTCTGATTGGGGCCCTGCTGCTTACGGGGTGCTGGGATCAAAAGGACATCGATACCAGAGGCTATGTACTGGGGTTGGCCATCGATTCCTATCCTCCCGATCCCCAATCATCGGAATCCACCGGCCCGAATCAGGCTTCTCCCCAGGAAGAGGAAAAGCTGGAGAAAATGCAGCTCCACACAGGGGAACCGGGTTATGCCATGACCATACAGCTGCCCATACTTGCAAATGCGGATATGCCGGAAGGGCCTGGCATTCAATCTGCTGAAGGTTCACAATCCTGGGAAATTACGCAAATTGGCAATTCCTTTTTCAGCATAAATCGTGAAATGGCATCCCGCACCGGCCTGTCCCTCTATTATGAACACCTTCAGGTCCTCATCCTTTCGGAAGAAGTGGCCAGAAAAGGGCTGATCAATATTCTGGATATGTTTATGAGGGAACCGGAAATGAGGCGGGGAATCAAGGTACTGATCTGCCCGGGAGAGGCCAAAAGCATTTTGGATGTTGTCCCCAGAATTGATAAGTATTCTTCCGTTTATTTGTCCGGTATCTTTGATAATTCCAGTAGAGATTCCCGAATGGTATACCATACCAATATGGGAGATGTGATATGCGCTTTGCATGACGGCCATGACTTTGTTCTGGCAAAAGTAATTTCCACAAAAGATGAAAACAAGGCAAGCGGCGGAGCGGTCTTCCATAACGGAAGAATGGCAGGATGGGCAACGGAGATGGAGGTGGAAGCCATCAACCTGATACGGAATACCTATGAAGGCGGCGTAATCACCGTTGATACACCGAAGGGAGAAGAAGGACGGGTCGCTATGGAAATAACCAATGAAAAAGCTGAAATCACTCCCATTGTAAACGGAGACCAGGTAAGCTTTCGTATTGACATCAAGGTGGAGGGGGATTACTCAGAAGACATTAATCTACACACCCACGAAAAGCTGAGCGAGCCCTTTCTCAAAAGCCTGGAAGCAGAATACGAAAAGGAAATTCAGGATCTCTGCACGGAAACAATTGAATCCATGCAGGAAAAATTCAAAGCAGACGTCTTCCAGTTTGACCGCATCCTACAGGCCGGGGAACCGGCTTACTGGGAACGGATGGGCTCGGACTGGAATTCCATCTACCCGGACGTGGGGGTTACGGTCCATGCGGATGTCCACATTATTCTGACTGGGATATGA
- a CDS encoding ATP-binding cassette domain-containing protein, with protein MEQDVLLQMTDICKEFPGVKALDHVSLTVKKGTVHALIGENGAGKSTLMKCLFGIYEKDSGTIQLEGKEINFKNAREALDHGVAMVHQELNQALKRNVMDNLWLGRYPKIGGVIVHQKKMVRDTKKIFDDLGIPMDPFRIMGDMPVSQRQMVEIAKAVSADAKIIVFDEPTSSLTEQEVEHLFQIIGLLKKKGCGIIYISHKMAEIKKIADEITIMRDGMWVATESADQMEEADMIRLMVGRELKNQFPPKTNHPGKVTLEVEHLSGMYSILKEVSFQARRGEILGIAGLDGSGRTETLEAIFGIATRESGIIRLDGKEVSNRNARDSIKNGFAMLTEDRRETGIFEILNVRENTTISSLNRHKKFGFYLSERSMRADTQKSIDAMRTKTPSQETKVRALSGGNQQKVILGRWLLTESEVLLLDEPTRGIDVGAKYEIYQLIIDMAKEGKIVIVVSSEMPELLGICDRILVMSGGRLAGEVSAKEATQERIMGYAARYA; from the coding sequence ATGGAGCAGGATGTTTTACTGCAGATGACAGATATCTGTAAGGAATTTCCGGGTGTAAAAGCATTGGACCATGTGTCCCTGACCGTGAAGAAAGGTACCGTGCATGCCCTGATTGGGGAGAATGGTGCCGGGAAATCCACACTGATGAAATGCCTTTTCGGGATTTATGAAAAGGACAGCGGGACGATTCAACTGGAAGGAAAGGAAATCAATTTTAAAAATGCCAGGGAAGCTTTGGATCATGGAGTGGCCATGGTGCATCAGGAGCTGAATCAGGCATTGAAGCGCAACGTTATGGATAATCTCTGGCTGGGGCGTTATCCGAAAATAGGCGGCGTGATAGTTCATCAGAAAAAAATGGTTCGGGATACAAAGAAAATTTTCGATGATCTGGGCATTCCCATGGATCCTTTTCGAATTATGGGAGATATGCCGGTATCACAGAGACAGATGGTGGAAATCGCGAAAGCTGTTTCTGCAGATGCAAAAATCATCGTATTCGATGAGCCTACCTCTTCCCTGACCGAACAGGAAGTGGAGCATTTGTTCCAAATCATTGGGTTGCTGAAAAAGAAAGGCTGCGGGATTATCTACATTTCTCACAAAATGGCGGAAATCAAAAAAATAGCGGATGAAATTACCATTATGCGGGATGGCATGTGGGTTGCCACTGAGTCGGCAGATCAGATGGAAGAAGCGGATATGATCCGTCTGATGGTTGGACGGGAATTGAAAAATCAGTTTCCTCCCAAAACAAACCATCCCGGGAAAGTCACTTTGGAAGTGGAGCATCTGTCCGGAATGTACTCGATTCTGAAGGAAGTTTCTTTTCAGGCCAGAAGGGGTGAAATCCTGGGAATTGCAGGCCTGGACGGAAGCGGGCGCACGGAAACCCTGGAGGCAATTTTCGGGATTGCCACAAGAGAATCGGGGATCATTCGGCTGGATGGGAAAGAAGTCTCCAACAGAAATGCGCGGGATTCGATTAAAAATGGCTTTGCGATGCTGACGGAGGACCGACGCGAAACCGGCATTTTCGAAATCCTGAATGTCAGGGAAAATACCACCATTTCCAGTTTGAACCGGCATAAGAAATTTGGATTTTACTTAAGTGAGAGATCCATGAGGGCAGATACCCAGAAGTCCATTGATGCAATGCGTACGAAAACCCCGTCCCAGGAGACAAAGGTCCGTGCATTGTCCGGTGGGAACCAGCAGAAGGTGATATTGGGAAGGTGGCTTCTGACGGAATCAGAGGTTCTCCTTTTGGATGAGCCAACGCGGGGAATTGATGTGGGAGCAAAATATGAGATTTATCAGTTGATTATTGATATGGCAAAGGAAGGGAAAATAGTGATTGTGGTTTCTTCCGAAATGCCGGAGCTTCTTGGTATCTGCGATCGCATTCTTGTGATGTCCGGTGGCAGGCTTGCAGGAGAGGTTTCAGCCAAAGAAGCAACACAGGAACGGATTATGGGTTATGCTGCCAGATATGCATAG
- a CDS encoding beta-methylgalactoside transporter → MKKIADVKARYADYKVLDRKGKTAFWKEAVVHNAIYVLILLAVIYTYTRNHRFLSVSSIVNIISLSAANIPIACGIAGTIVLTGTDLSAGRVVGLTACISASLLQAATYSTKIFPNLPVLPIPLVLLIIVLVGGIIGWINGFFVSKFHLHPFIVTLATQLIVYGILLMYMTINGNNGQPLSGLDQSFKDFVTGSVVSVAGVPIPNYVWYACVVVAFMWFMWNKTTFGKNMFAVGSNPEAANVSGVNVARTMIQVHTLAGCLYGITGFIESARISSNQANTGLNYELDAIAACVIGGVSFVGGTGKISGVVMGVFILRIIFVALNFLSINQNMQYVIKGLIILIACAIDMKKYLVRK, encoded by the coding sequence ATGAAAAAAATTGCGGATGTCAAAGCGCGTTATGCGGACTACAAAGTATTGGACAGGAAGGGCAAAACGGCATTCTGGAAGGAGGCCGTCGTTCATAATGCCATTTATGTGTTGATACTTCTGGCGGTTATTTATACGTATACGAGGAATCACCGATTCCTGAGCGTTTCCTCCATTGTAAATATTATTTCCCTGTCTGCGGCAAACATTCCGATTGCCTGTGGGATTGCCGGGACGATTGTACTGACGGGTACAGACCTTTCCGCAGGGCGTGTTGTGGGCCTGACTGCCTGTATCTCCGCTTCCTTGCTGCAGGCGGCCACGTATTCAACGAAGATTTTTCCCAATTTGCCGGTTTTGCCGATTCCGCTGGTTCTTCTGATCATTGTCCTGGTTGGCGGAATCATCGGTTGGATCAATGGATTTTTCGTATCGAAATTTCATCTCCATCCGTTTATCGTTACCCTGGCGACCCAGCTGATTGTGTATGGCATTCTGCTGATGTATATGACGATTAACGGGAATAACGGCCAGCCGCTGTCCGGCCTGGACCAGTCCTTCAAGGACTTTGTAACAGGCAGCGTAGTAAGCGTGGCAGGGGTACCCATCCCGAATTATGTCTGGTACGCATGTGTCGTTGTGGCGTTTATGTGGTTCATGTGGAACAAGACAACTTTTGGCAAGAATATGTTTGCCGTGGGATCCAATCCGGAAGCAGCAAACGTGTCCGGGGTCAATGTGGCGAGGACCATGATTCAGGTTCATACTCTGGCAGGCTGCCTGTATGGAATTACAGGATTCATTGAATCCGCGCGAATCAGTTCCAACCAGGCGAACACGGGTCTGAACTACGAACTGGATGCCATCGCTGCCTGTGTCATCGGCGGGGTATCCTTTGTAGGCGGTACCGGCAAAATCAGCGGAGTGGTTATGGGAGTGTTTATCCTGAGGATCATCTTCGTTGCACTGAATTTCCTGTCCATTAACCAGAATATGCAGTATGTGATCAAAGGCCTGATCATTCTGATCGCCTGTGCCATTGATATGAAAAAGTATCTGGTCAGAAAATAG